From Cellulophaga lytica DSM 7489, a single genomic window includes:
- a CDS encoding DoxX family protein: MIYPWHLYLMALLYVIAGIMHFIKPKIYTRIMPRYLPKHLLLVHISGIVEVVVGVGLLYTPTKNLAIYTLIAMLIVFLLVHFYMLSSKKAAAGIPRYILLLRIPLQFALMYWAYYYLQF, encoded by the coding sequence ATGATATATCCTTGGCACCTATACCTTATGGCTCTGCTGTATGTAATTGCAGGTATTATGCATTTTATAAAACCAAAAATATACACACGTATTATGCCCAGGTATTTACCTAAACATTTATTATTGGTACATATTAGTGGTATAGTAGAGGTTGTTGTTGGTGTAGGCTTACTTTACACACCTACTAAAAACTTAGCTATTTATACATTAATAGCAATGCTTATAGTTTTTTTACTGGTACATTTTTATATGCTTTCTAGTAAAAAAGCAGCCGCAGGTATACCACGGTATATTTTATTACTGCGTATACCTTTACAGTTTGCTTTAATGTATTGGGCCTATTATTACTTACAATTTTAA
- a CDS encoding DUF4177 domain-containing protein, giving the protein MKEYKIVRQRTKFRNTDSEFENELNALAKQGWIVKSSIVMNSSSLFKVILERDKNRSL; this is encoded by the coding sequence ATGAAAGAATATAAGATTGTTAGACAAAGAACTAAATTCCGTAATACAGATAGCGAATTTGAAAATGAATTAAATGCATTAGCTAAACAAGGTTGGATAGTAAAATCTTCTATTGTTATGAATAGCTCAAGTTTATTTAAGGTAATTTTAGAGCGCGATAAAAACAGGTCATTATGA
- a CDS encoding Cof-type HAD-IIB family hydrolase produces MTYKILCSDLDGTLLTTKNDVSEVTISEINRIKNHLKIILVSARMPKSMRYLQERLGIQNLPIICYNGALVLDNNKELFSTFISIKKLQTIYTIAEKYNVKMGLYFNDEWYVPQDSERVQKEIHHTKAEPIFEDTKVTLVNWEKRGVGAHKIMLMGTKETTDAIFTALTSALSELLHFYRSNDTLIEVAPKTISKLSAIELLLQNETLDEVIAFGDNYNDMEMLTHVGCGVAVENGRTEVKAIANHITLKNTENGVAHFIKQNIII; encoded by the coding sequence ATGACTTATAAAATTTTGTGTTCTGATTTAGACGGAACCTTACTTACCACAAAAAATGATGTTTCTGAAGTAACCATATCAGAAATAAACAGAATAAAAAACCACCTTAAAATAATTTTAGTTTCTGCCAGAATGCCAAAGTCTATGCGCTACTTGCAAGAAAGATTAGGCATACAAAATTTACCTATTATTTGCTATAATGGTGCTTTAGTCTTAGATAATAACAAAGAGTTATTTTCTACTTTCATAAGCATTAAAAAATTGCAAACCATATACACTATTGCAGAAAAATACAACGTAAAAATGGGACTGTATTTTAATGATGAATGGTATGTACCACAAGACTCTGAGCGCGTTCAAAAAGAAATTCACCATACAAAAGCAGAGCCAATTTTTGAAGACACTAAAGTAACATTAGTAAATTGGGAAAAGAGAGGTGTTGGTGCCCATAAAATTATGCTAATGGGAACAAAAGAAACTACAGATGCTATTTTTACAGCCTTAACATCAGCATTAAGTGAACTTCTTCATTTTTACAGATCTAATGACACTTTAATAGAAGTTGCCCCTAAAACCATATCTAAATTATCTGCTATAGAATTACTACTGCAAAATGAAACTTTAGATGAGGTTATTGCATTTGGAGACAACTATAATGATATGGAAATGCTAACCCATGTTGGTTGTGGTGTAGCTGTAGAGAACGGAAGAACAGAAGTTAAGGCAATTGCAAACCACATAACTCTTAAAAATACAGAAAACGGAGTTGCGCATTTTATTAAGCAAAACATCATAATTTAA
- a CDS encoding S1/P1 nuclease gives MKKISILLFLAVQVSFANNIFWGKTGHRTVGEVAQKELSRKAKKAIKKILEGQDLAFVSNYADEIKSDRDFRAYFPWHYVNFPADKKYTEITPPKEGDLMIGIEKCVSVLKDEKSSKKDKSFHLKMLVHLVGDMHQPLHAGHAEDKGGNDIQVRWFNGGSNLHRVWDSDMIESYGMSYTELANALPKLDKKEKAKIKEGTIYDWIEESQDLAEEVYKSAEIGEKLGYRYSYLHMGTLRKQLLKGGLRLAKVLNQIYK, from the coding sequence ATGAAAAAGATAAGTATTTTACTTTTTTTAGCAGTACAAGTTTCCTTTGCTAACAACATTTTTTGGGGTAAAACAGGGCACAGAACTGTTGGTGAGGTAGCACAGAAAGAACTTAGTAGAAAAGCAAAAAAGGCAATAAAGAAAATATTAGAAGGGCAAGATTTAGCATTTGTATCTAATTATGCAGATGAAATAAAATCTGATCGTGATTTTAGAGCTTATTTTCCTTGGCATTATGTAAATTTTCCTGCTGATAAAAAGTACACAGAAATTACGCCTCCAAAAGAAGGAGATTTAATGATAGGTATAGAAAAATGTGTATCTGTATTAAAAGATGAAAAAAGCTCTAAAAAAGATAAATCCTTTCATTTAAAAATGTTAGTACATTTAGTAGGAGATATGCACCAACCTTTACACGCAGGACACGCAGAAGACAAAGGAGGTAATGATATACAAGTACGCTGGTTTAATGGAGGGTCTAACTTACACCGTGTTTGGGATTCTGACATGATAGAGTCTTACGGGATGAGTTATACAGAACTAGCCAACGCTTTACCTAAATTAGACAAAAAAGAAAAAGCTAAAATAAAAGAAGGTACTATTTATGATTGGATAGAGGAATCTCAAGATTTAGCAGAAGAAGTGTATAAGTCTGCAGAAATAGGAGAAAAACTAGGTTACAGATACAGTTACCTACATATGGGTACATTACGCAAGCAATTATTAAAAGGAGGTTTACGCTTAGCTAAGGTGTTAAACCAAATTTATAAATAG
- a CDS encoding AraC family transcriptional regulator, whose product MTNQKPIFESIAPDFGHSFTYQKFDEATNNKNNTWHYHPEIELVYVNGGSGKRQIGSHISYYTDGDLILIDGNLPHCGLTDVLTKNKSETVVQMLPNFLGDNFFNLPELRNIKSLLDTCKGGIAFHGNTKLKIGDKIEVLEYQTDFQRLISILNILNELGKSKEYTLLNAEGFAMKTEVKDNDRINVIFNYVKANFREEITLDSIASLVNMTVPSFCRYFKKITNKTFIQFTNEYRLVHASKLLAEQKMSITEVCFECGFNNFSHFNKSFKKFTGQNPSEYRNELKTIVA is encoded by the coding sequence ATGACAAATCAAAAACCTATTTTTGAATCTATAGCTCCAGATTTTGGACATTCATTTACCTACCAAAAGTTTGATGAAGCCACTAATAATAAAAACAATACTTGGCATTATCATCCTGAAATAGAATTGGTTTATGTAAATGGTGGTTCTGGCAAAAGACAAATTGGAAGTCACATATCTTATTACACAGATGGAGATTTAATTTTAATTGATGGTAATTTACCACATTGTGGACTTACAGATGTGCTCACAAAAAACAAAAGTGAAACCGTAGTACAAATGTTACCCAACTTTTTAGGCGATAACTTTTTTAACTTACCCGAGCTTAGAAACATTAAATCTTTATTAGATACTTGTAAAGGTGGTATTGCTTTTCATGGCAATACTAAACTTAAAATTGGAGATAAAATTGAAGTATTAGAATACCAAACAGATTTTCAAAGATTAATATCTATACTAAACATATTAAATGAGTTGGGTAAATCTAAAGAGTATACTTTATTAAACGCAGAAGGTTTTGCTATGAAAACAGAAGTTAAAGATAACGACCGTATTAATGTTATTTTTAATTACGTTAAAGCAAACTTTAGAGAAGAAATTACATTAGACAGTATAGCGTCTTTGGTTAATATGACGGTACCATCATTTTGTAGGTATTTTAAGAAAATTACCAATAAAACATTTATACAGTTTACCAATGAGTATAGATTAGTACACGCTTCTAAATTACTAGCAGAACAAAAAATGAGTATTACAGAGGTTTGTTTTGAATGTGGTTTTAATAATTTTTCTCACTTTAATAAATCGTTTAAAAAATTTACCGGACAAAACCCATCAGAATACAGAAACGAACTAAAAACTATTGTTGCTTAA
- a CDS encoding transglycosylase domain-containing protein, with protein MILKKIKNPYLRYTTILLLAFTLIISLFILSVYVGVWGKIPSKKELTTLKYQQASEVYSADSVLIGKYYLQDRQPIPYANFPKHLIDALVAIEDERFYSHSGVDYKSMLRVAFKSILLQDKSSGGGSTISQQLAKNLYPRTKRGKFNLAIAKLKEMFVASRLESIYSKEEILYHYLNQVSFGDNTHGIESASLKFFNKHAKQLTIPEAATLVGMLKATYGYNPRVFPKKSTNRRNLVMQAMYKNGYINEKQKDTLPQTPLQLNYRDFNYNDGIAPYFREEVRKQLLKWTKEKNAKGEDLNIYTSGLKIYTTLNYQMQLLAEEAMQEHMKKLQSDFEKSYGKNAPWLTNKSIINKAVKQSLPYKKLKALNLPEKQILDSLNKKKRMTLATWDKDITIQASTIDSIKHYSKFLNIGSLAVDPKSGEVKVWIGGVNFKHFKYDHISQSKRQVGSTFKPIVYTTALEQGIGPCTYFSAQEVEYKNLKQWSPSNSGSKDEAYLNYTMQEALSKSVNTVAVKVLEKAGIKNTIEQAKKMGISTDLPNEPSLALGTAEVKINELAKAYTTFVNNGKHSTPFLIKQIATSKDSIIETFKPQISKEAAFSNETNMIMLELMKATINTGTASRIRNSYKLTNDIAGKTGTTQNNKDAWFVGVTPKLVSVTWVGLDNHEIGFKSTSLGQGANAALPAFALFLQKMNKEADFNYITKAKFKKPTDAILQDLDCEPIKKDGFLKRLFKNPNKKKRKEFKRS; from the coding sequence TTGATTTTAAAGAAAATAAAGAATCCATATTTAAGGTACACCACTATACTATTACTTGCTTTTACACTTATAATCTCATTATTTATTTTAAGTGTTTATGTAGGTGTATGGGGAAAAATACCTAGCAAAAAAGAACTAACAACATTAAAGTACCAACAAGCATCAGAAGTTTATTCTGCAGATAGTGTTTTAATTGGTAAATATTATTTACAAGATAGGCAACCCATACCTTATGCAAATTTCCCTAAACATTTAATAGATGCATTAGTGGCTATTGAAGATGAGCGTTTTTACAGTCATAGTGGCGTAGATTATAAAAGTATGCTTAGGGTTGCATTTAAAAGTATTTTATTGCAAGACAAATCTTCTGGTGGTGGAAGCACTATTAGCCAACAATTAGCAAAAAACTTATATCCAAGAACAAAACGTGGAAAGTTTAATTTAGCTATTGCTAAACTTAAAGAAATGTTTGTTGCCAGTAGGCTAGAAAGTATTTATAGTAAAGAAGAAATACTATATCATTATTTAAATCAGGTATCTTTTGGTGATAATACACACGGCATAGAAAGTGCTTCTTTAAAGTTTTTTAATAAACACGCTAAACAATTAACTATCCCCGAAGCTGCCACATTAGTAGGTATGCTAAAAGCTACATACGGCTATAACCCTAGAGTTTTTCCTAAAAAAAGTACCAATCGCAGAAATTTAGTAATGCAAGCGATGTACAAAAACGGGTATATAAATGAAAAACAAAAAGACACTCTACCTCAAACTCCTTTACAATTAAACTATAGAGACTTTAATTATAATGATGGTATTGCTCCCTATTTTAGAGAAGAGGTTAGAAAGCAACTTTTAAAATGGACTAAAGAAAAAAATGCAAAAGGTGAAGATTTAAATATTTATACCTCCGGATTAAAAATATACACCACTTTAAATTACCAAATGCAATTGTTAGCAGAAGAAGCTATGCAAGAGCATATGAAAAAATTACAATCAGATTTTGAAAAAAGTTATGGTAAAAATGCACCGTGGCTAACCAATAAAAGTATTATTAACAAAGCGGTAAAACAATCATTACCCTATAAAAAGCTAAAAGCACTAAACCTACCAGAAAAGCAAATACTAGATTCTTTAAACAAAAAAAAGAGAATGACTTTAGCTACTTGGGATAAAGACATTACAATACAAGCCAGTACAATAGATAGTATTAAGCATTACAGTAAGTTTTTAAATATTGGCTCTTTGGCTGTAGATCCAAAGAGCGGAGAAGTAAAAGTTTGGATTGGTGGTGTTAATTTTAAACACTTTAAGTACGACCATATATCGCAAAGTAAAAGGCAAGTTGGCTCTACTTTTAAACCAATTGTATACACCACTGCCTTAGAACAAGGCATTGGTCCGTGTACATATTTCTCTGCACAAGAGGTAGAATATAAAAATTTAAAACAATGGAGCCCGTCTAACTCTGGCTCTAAAGATGAAGCCTACCTTAATTACACAATGCAAGAAGCACTTAGTAAATCTGTAAACACTGTTGCTGTTAAAGTATTAGAGAAAGCAGGAATAAAAAATACTATTGAACAAGCTAAAAAAATGGGAATTTCTACAGACTTACCTAATGAGCCTTCTTTGGCTTTAGGTACTGCAGAGGTAAAAATTAACGAACTAGCAAAAGCATACACAACTTTTGTTAATAATGGCAAGCACAGCACTCCGTTTTTAATTAAGCAAATTGCAACCAGTAAAGACTCTATAATTGAAACTTTTAAACCACAAATTAGTAAAGAAGCCGCTTTTTCTAATGAAACTAATATGATTATGTTAGAGCTAATGAAAGCTACTATTAATACTGGCACAGCCTCAAGAATACGTAACAGCTACAAATTAACTAATGACATTGCAGGCAAAACAGGTACTACCCAAAACAATAAAGATGCTTGGTTTGTAGGCGTAACTCCTAAATTAGTAAGCGTTACTTGGGTTGGTTTAGACAATCATGAAATTGGATTTAAAAGCACAAGTTTAGGTCAGGGTGCAAATGCAGCATTACCTGCTTTTGCTTTGTTTCTTCAGAAAATGAATAAAGAAGCCGATTTTAATTACATTACAAAAGCCAAATTTAAAAAACCTACAGATGCAATTTTGCAAGATTTAGACTGTGAACCCATAAAAAAAGATGGCTTTTTAAAACGTTTATTTAAAAACCCTAATAAGAAAAAACGTAAAGAGTTTAAGCGTAGTTAG
- a CDS encoding DUF4369 domain-containing protein has product MNRFFLLFLLGISIIACNSTTKNTMTVSGNVKGLKKGTLYLQKVNDTVLITVDSLQIKGDGNYTLSTELESPEIFYLYLDKSDNSEFNDRITFFGEPGNITINTAWNTFALNAKIEGSDSQKKLEEFRKNASKFNAEALRLAQTAQLPGIQGNDQAIDSLNKMLSKNNLRGYLYALNYSLNHKESYVAPYLALTEVPDVNVKYLDSIYNSLPDSISVSKYGKKLKEHISKVKAANK; this is encoded by the coding sequence ATGAATAGATTTTTTCTTCTGTTTCTTCTAGGCATTAGCATTATTGCTTGTAATTCTACAACTAAAAACACTATGACTGTTTCTGGTAATGTAAAAGGCCTAAAAAAAGGAACATTGTATTTACAAAAAGTGAATGATACTGTTTTAATTACAGTTGATTCTTTACAAATTAAAGGAGATGGTAATTATACATTATCTACTGAATTAGAAAGTCCTGAAATATTTTATTTGTATTTAGACAAGTCTGATAACTCTGAATTTAATGATAGAATTACTTTTTTTGGAGAACCTGGTAACATTACTATTAATACAGCTTGGAACACATTTGCTTTAAATGCAAAAATTGAAGGATCTGATTCTCAAAAAAAACTAGAAGAGTTTAGAAAAAATGCTTCTAAGTTTAATGCAGAAGCATTACGCCTTGCACAAACGGCACAGTTGCCAGGCATACAAGGTAATGACCAAGCTATAGATTCTTTAAATAAAATGTTATCTAAAAATAACTTACGTGGATATTTGTATGCTTTAAACTACTCATTAAACCACAAAGAGTCTTACGTGGCTCCTTATTTAGCTTTAACAGAAGTACCAGATGTTAATGTTAAATACCTAGACTCTATCTACAACTCATTGCCAGATAGTATATCGGTTTCTAAATATGGTAAAAAGTTAAAAGAACATATTAGCAAAGTAAAAGCTGCTAACAAATAA
- the idi gene encoding isopentenyl-diphosphate Delta-isomerase: MIEEQVILVNEQDQQIGTMGKMEAHEKALLHRAFSVFVMNDKGETMLQQRASEKYHSPLLWTNTCCSHQRVGETNLEAGKRRLQEEMGFVTELKELFSFIYKAPFDNGLTEHELDHVMIGKFNDEPNINKAEVEDWKWMALDDIKIDINKNPQNYTEWFKIIFDRFHKYTLQNQY; the protein is encoded by the coding sequence ATGATTGAAGAACAAGTAATATTAGTTAACGAACAAGACCAGCAAATAGGAACAATGGGTAAAATGGAGGCTCATGAAAAAGCACTCCTCCATAGAGCATTTTCTGTATTTGTAATGAATGATAAAGGAGAAACAATGTTGCAGCAACGTGCATCAGAGAAATACCACTCTCCTTTGTTATGGACCAACACCTGTTGCAGTCACCAAAGAGTAGGTGAGACTAACTTAGAAGCAGGTAAAAGAAGGTTACAAGAAGAAATGGGATTTGTAACAGAACTAAAAGAACTTTTTTCATTTATATACAAAGCTCCTTTTGATAATGGTTTAACAGAGCATGAATTAGACCATGTAATGATTGGGAAGTTTAATGATGAGCCCAATATAAACAAAGCAGAAGTAGAAGATTGGAAATGGATGGCTTTAGATGATATAAAAATAGATATCAATAAAAATCCTCAAAACTATACAGAATGGTTTAAAATAATTTTTGACCGTTTTCACAAGTACACACTTCAAAACCAATATTAA
- a CDS encoding DUF819 domain-containing protein — protein sequence MTENFIEPLITDDKVVFGLLTLCLGFVFYTSAKKTGFWGKFYTIVPGILLCYLLPAILTSTGIIAETWKTVDDAGIITEHESGLYHMASRYLLPAALVLMTLSIDLKAITNLGSKALIMFLTGSVGIIIGGPLAILIVSIFSPDTVGGNDFDAIWRGLSTIAGSWIGGGANQAAMLEIFQYNPEKYGGMVLIDVVVANIWMAIILLGVGKTTKIDKWLKADASAIEKLKVKVTAFTEKITRIPTTQDYMMLLFFAFTAVGLAHFLGENISSYLGDNVAAVADKKSFLSFLGSSFFWMVVLATIAGIALSFTKAKNLEGAGASKIGGVFIYILVATIGMKMDLGKVLENPGLIAIGLIWITIHAGLLILVAKLIKAPYFFLAVGSQANVGGAASAPIVAAEFHPSLTSVGVLLAVFGYVVGTGGALLCAYLMEVASAL from the coding sequence ATGACCGAAAATTTTATTGAACCACTTATTACAGATGATAAAGTTGTTTTTGGATTACTAACACTTTGCTTAGGCTTTGTTTTTTACACCTCTGCAAAAAAAACTGGTTTTTGGGGTAAATTTTACACCATTGTACCTGGTATTTTACTTTGTTACTTATTACCTGCAATTTTAACCTCTACAGGAATTATTGCAGAAACTTGGAAAACAGTAGATGATGCAGGTATAATAACAGAACACGAGTCTGGCTTATACCATATGGCAAGTAGGTATTTATTACCTGCCGCTTTGGTTTTAATGACCTTAAGTATAGACTTAAAAGCAATAACCAATTTAGGCTCTAAAGCTCTAATTATGTTTTTAACAGGTTCTGTAGGTATAATTATTGGCGGGCCATTAGCTATATTAATTGTTTCTATTTTTTCTCCGGATACTGTTGGTGGTAATGATTTTGATGCTATATGGAGAGGACTTTCTACCATTGCTGGTAGTTGGATTGGTGGTGGAGCAAACCAAGCTGCTATGTTAGAAATTTTTCAGTATAATCCAGAAAAATATGGTGGTATGGTACTTATAGATGTTGTTGTAGCTAATATTTGGATGGCCATTATTTTATTAGGTGTTGGTAAAACTACTAAAATTGACAAGTGGTTAAAAGCAGATGCATCTGCCATAGAAAAATTAAAGGTGAAAGTAACTGCTTTTACAGAAAAAATTACAAGAATACCAACTACACAAGATTATATGATGTTGCTTTTCTTTGCGTTTACGGCAGTTGGCTTAGCACATTTTTTAGGTGAAAACATTAGCTCTTATTTAGGAGATAATGTTGCTGCTGTAGCAGATAAAAAAAGTTTTTTATCTTTTTTAGGTTCTAGCTTTTTCTGGATGGTTGTTTTAGCTACTATTGCTGGTATAGCATTATCTTTTACAAAAGCTAAAAACTTAGAAGGTGCTGGTGCTAGTAAAATAGGCGGTGTGTTTATATACATTTTAGTTGCTACTATTGGTATGAAAATGGATTTAGGTAAGGTATTAGAAAACCCAGGATTAATTGCCATTGGCTTAATTTGGATTACAATACACGCTGGTTTACTAATATTAGTTGCTAAACTTATTAAGGCTCCTTATTTCTTTTTAGCTGTTGGTAGCCAAGCCAATGTTGGTGGTGCAGCTTCTGCGCCTATAGTAGCTGCAGAGTTTCACCCATCATTAACATCTGTAGGAGTGCTACTTGCTGTTTTTGGCTATGTAGTAGGTACAGGCGGTGCACTACTTTGTGCATACCTTATGGAAGTTGCCTCTGCTCTTTAA
- a CDS encoding 6-pyruvoyl trahydropterin synthase family protein, with amino-acid sequence MKVKVSRKAHFNSAHRLHNKDWDAEKNKAVFGLCSNPNYHGHNYELIVSVAGEIDPTTGFVMDMKVLKDLIKEKIEKALDHKNLNIEVPEFKELNPTAENIAVVIWNKLRPEIDATKDLEVVLYETPRNYVTYSG; translated from the coding sequence ATGAAGGTTAAAGTAAGTAGAAAAGCACATTTTAATTCGGCTCACAGACTGCATAATAAAGATTGGGATGCAGAAAAAAATAAAGCAGTTTTTGGTTTGTGTAGCAATCCTAATTATCACGGTCACAATTATGAACTTATTGTTAGCGTTGCAGGAGAAATAGACCCTACAACAGGCTTTGTAATGGATATGAAAGTTTTAAAAGATCTTATTAAAGAAAAAATAGAGAAAGCTTTAGATCATAAAAATTTAAATATAGAGGTTCCAGAGTTTAAAGAATTAAACCCAACAGCAGAAAACATAGCTGTGGTTATTTGGAACAAGCTTAGACCAGAGATAGATGCTACAAAAGACTTGGAGGTTGTATTGTATGAGACCCCACGAAACTATGTAACCTATTCTGGATAA
- a CDS encoding alpha/beta hydrolase: MKKLLILCLVFPILIFAQEVKKEELDLKNGDISLPGTLTVAQSKNKTPLVIFIQGSGNGDRNGNQAGTLMQIGYIKTLRDSLNAKGISFYSYDKRSANLNNLKSVKDISFKGFVADANVAIDYFKNDKRFSGITIIGHSQGSLVGMLAINARNDKAVTSYISLAGPGKTFDKTIVEQLTAQNPSLGQAAKEQFEELVQTDTIKEVNPLLMSVFQPVYQKFMKEWATENPASEIKKMKIPVLILNGDADLQVSTDDAQLLKNAQPKATLKIIPKMNHVLKVVNSIVENQEAYTSKDYKISKELINTIDKFVSN, translated from the coding sequence ATGAAAAAACTACTAATACTATGTCTCGTATTCCCAATTCTAATTTTTGCTCAAGAAGTAAAAAAAGAAGAACTAGATTTAAAAAACGGAGACATTAGTTTACCTGGTACCTTAACAGTGGCCCAATCTAAAAATAAAACACCACTTGTAATTTTTATTCAAGGCTCTGGTAATGGTGACCGTAATGGTAACCAAGCCGGTACACTAATGCAAATTGGCTATATAAAAACCCTTAGAGATAGTTTAAATGCTAAAGGAATTTCATTTTATAGCTATGATAAAAGATCTGCAAATCTTAACAATTTAAAAAGTGTAAAAGATATTAGCTTTAAAGGTTTTGTTGCAGATGCAAACGTAGCTATAGATTATTTTAAAAACGACAAACGCTTTAGTGGCATTACTATAATTGGGCATAGCCAAGGTTCTTTGGTTGGTATGTTGGCCATTAATGCTCGTAATGATAAAGCTGTTACTTCTTATATTTCTTTAGCCGGACCAGGAAAAACTTTTGACAAAACAATTGTAGAACAATTAACAGCGCAAAACCCAAGTTTAGGCCAAGCCGCAAAAGAACAATTTGAAGAATTAGTACAGACAGATACTATTAAAGAGGTTAATCCGCTTTTAATGAGTGTTTTTCAACCAGTTTATCAAAAATTTATGAAAGAATGGGCTACAGAAAATCCTGCTTCTGAAATTAAAAAAATGAAGATTCCTGTTTTAATTTTAAATGGTGATGCAGATCTTCAAGTTAGTACAGACGATGCTCAATTATTAAAAAATGCCCAGCCAAAAGCTACTTTAAAAATAATTCCAAAAATGAATCATGTTTTAAAAGTTGTGAATTCTATAGTTGAAAACCAAGAAGCTTATACATCAAAAGACTATAAAATATCTAAAGAGCTTATTAATACTATAGATAAATTTGTATCTAACTAA
- a CDS encoding type I phosphomannose isomerase catalytic subunit — MYPLKFNPILKERLWGGTKLRDVLNKPIENDITGESWELSTVKGDVSVVSNGDLAGISLQELINTQTNDLLGVSVAERFGKEFPILIKFIDAKQDLSIQLHPNDELAKKRHNSFGKTEMWYVMDADQDAELIVGFNKDVAKDEYANSIKNDTLLDLLNYEKVKEGDTFFINTGKIHAIGAGVLLAEIQQTSDVTYRVFDFNRKDKNGNLRELHTEQALDAIDYTKKDDFKVAYSTEKNEVNTMVDCPYFKTNFIELTENIKQDVTSRDSFTIYMCVGGSATVKNEFGEANLVKGETILVPALSKSIEIISSGAKLLEVTI; from the coding sequence ATGTATCCGTTAAAATTTAACCCTATTTTAAAAGAAAGACTTTGGGGAGGTACCAAGTTAAGAGATGTTTTAAATAAGCCCATAGAAAATGATATAACAGGAGAAAGCTGGGAGTTGTCTACCGTTAAAGGAGATGTTTCTGTGGTTTCTAACGGAGATTTAGCAGGTATATCATTGCAAGAGCTAATTAATACACAAACAAATGATCTTTTAGGCGTAAGTGTAGCAGAACGTTTTGGCAAAGAGTTTCCTATATTGATAAAATTTATAGATGCCAAGCAAGATTTATCTATACAGTTACACCCAAATGATGAGTTGGCTAAAAAAAGACATAACTCTTTTGGTAAAACAGAAATGTGGTATGTAATGGATGCAGACCAAGATGCTGAGCTTATTGTAGGTTTTAATAAAGATGTAGCTAAAGATGAGTATGCCAACAGTATTAAAAATGATACGTTACTAGATTTACTAAACTATGAAAAGGTAAAAGAAGGTGATACTTTTTTTATTAATACAGGAAAAATACACGCAATTGGTGCAGGTGTTTTATTAGCAGAAATTCAGCAAACTTCTGACGTTACTTATCGAGTTTTTGATTTTAACCGTAAGGATAAAAACGGAAACCTAAGAGAGTTGCATACAGAGCAAGCTTTAGATGCTATAGATTATACTAAAAAGGACGATTTTAAAGTTGCATATAGTACAGAGAAGAATGAGGTAAACACAATGGTAGATTGCCCTTACTTTAAAACTAATTTTATAGAATTAACGGAAAATATTAAACAAGATGTAACTAGTAGAGACTCTTTTACTATTTATATGTGTGTAGGTGGTTCTGCAACTGTGAAAAACGAATTTGGTGAAGCTAACTTGGTAAAAGGAGAAACTATTTTAGTACCAGCACTTTCTAAATCTATAGAAATAATTTCTAGCGGAGCTAAGTTATTAGAAGTAACAATTTAA